A window of Streptomyces sp. DG1A-41 contains these coding sequences:
- a CDS encoding GntR family transcriptional regulator: MPTQARPGTGEQAKQHAIAQLRQAILRGEMAPAQRLVENELAEQFGVTRASIRAALIDLEAQGLVERIRNRGSRVRVVTVEEAVAITECRMVLEGLCAAKAAVAASDEQLAELTALGTAMTKAVADGEPVTYSDLNHELHARIREFSGQRTAVELLERLNAQLVRHRFRLALRPGRPQQSLKEHLAMIEAIGARDPQAAEEAVRAHLGSVIEALRD, from the coding sequence ATGCCGACTCAAGCCCGTCCGGGCACCGGAGAGCAGGCCAAACAGCACGCGATCGCGCAGCTGCGGCAGGCGATCCTGCGGGGCGAGATGGCACCGGCGCAGCGGCTGGTGGAGAACGAGCTCGCCGAGCAGTTCGGTGTGACGAGGGCCAGCATCCGGGCGGCACTGATCGATCTGGAGGCCCAGGGCCTGGTCGAGCGGATTCGCAACCGCGGTTCGCGGGTGAGGGTGGTGACCGTGGAGGAGGCGGTCGCCATCACCGAGTGCCGCATGGTGCTGGAAGGGCTGTGCGCGGCGAAGGCGGCCGTGGCGGCGAGCGACGAGCAACTGGCCGAACTCACCGCCCTCGGCACGGCGATGACCAAGGCCGTGGCCGACGGCGAGCCGGTCACGTACTCGGACCTCAACCACGAACTGCACGCCCGCATCCGGGAGTTCTCCGGCCAGCGGACGGCCGTGGAACTGCTGGAGCGGCTCAACGCCCAACTGGTACGCCACCGCTTCCGGCTGGCGCTGCGCCCGGGGCGCCCCCAGCAATCCCTGAAGGAGCACCTGGCCATGATCGAGGCGATCGGGGCCAGGGATCCGCAGGCGGCCGAGGAGGCCGTCCGCGCCCACCTCGGCAGTGTGATCGAGGCGCTGCGCGACTGA
- a CDS encoding Gfo/Idh/MocA family oxidoreductase, with translation MVDTLGVAVVGFGWMGRVHTQAYARVRHHYPQLPLVPELITVAEEVPGRAEEAAAQFGFASTTRDWREVAADPRVKAVSITAPNFLHREIGVAMAEAGKHIWIEKPVGLTAEDARAVADAAAEAGVQGTVGFNYRNAPAVEAARELIASGEIGAVTHVRIRLFSDYAAHPEGALTWRYERERGGSGVLGDLASHGADLARFLLGDITSLTADTAIFLPQRARPTVATAGHSRASGGELGPVENEDYVSCLLRFASGARGVLEACRVSVGEQNNYGFEVHGTKGAVFWDFRRMNELGISRGTTYQDQAVTTVYVGPGHGEFAAFQPGAANAMGYDDLKVIEAYRFLRSVADVTPHGATLADAVHSAAALDAMARSAASGAWAEVAVGA, from the coding sequence ATGGTGGACACGCTCGGCGTCGCCGTCGTCGGATTCGGCTGGATGGGGCGCGTGCACACCCAGGCGTACGCGCGCGTGCGGCACCACTATCCGCAGCTGCCCCTCGTCCCGGAGCTGATCACGGTCGCCGAGGAGGTGCCGGGCCGGGCGGAGGAGGCCGCCGCGCAGTTCGGGTTCGCGTCGACGACGCGTGACTGGCGCGAGGTGGCCGCCGACCCCCGGGTGAAGGCGGTCAGCATCACCGCGCCGAACTTCCTGCACCGCGAGATCGGCGTCGCCATGGCCGAGGCGGGCAAGCACATCTGGATCGAGAAGCCGGTGGGTCTGACCGCCGAGGACGCCCGCGCGGTGGCGGACGCGGCGGCCGAGGCGGGTGTGCAGGGCACCGTCGGCTTCAACTACCGCAACGCGCCCGCCGTCGAGGCGGCCCGCGAGCTGATCGCCTCGGGGGAGATCGGCGCGGTCACGCATGTCCGCATCCGGCTGTTCAGCGACTACGCGGCCCATCCCGAGGGCGCGCTGACGTGGCGGTACGAGCGGGAGCGGGGCGGCAGCGGCGTACTGGGCGACCTGGCCTCGCACGGTGCCGACCTGGCCCGGTTCCTGCTCGGCGACATCACGTCCCTGACGGCCGACACGGCGATCTTCCTGCCGCAGCGGGCCCGTCCGACCGTGGCGACAGCGGGCCACAGCCGCGCCTCCGGCGGCGAACTCGGCCCGGTCGAGAACGAGGACTACGTCAGCTGCCTGCTGCGCTTCGCCTCGGGGGCGCGTGGTGTGCTGGAGGCCTGCCGGGTCTCGGTCGGCGAGCAGAACAACTACGGCTTCGAGGTGCACGGCACCAAGGGCGCGGTGTTCTGGGACTTCCGCCGCATGAACGAGCTGGGGATCAGCCGCGGCACGACCTACCAGGACCAGGCCGTCACAACGGTGTACGTCGGCCCGGGTCATGGCGAGTTCGCCGCGTTCCAGCCCGGCGCGGCGAACGCCATGGGGTACGACGACCTGAAGGTCATCGAGGCGTACCGCTTCCTCCGGTCGGTCGCCGACGTCACTCCGCACGGGGCGACACTCGCGGACGCCGTGCACAGTGCGGCCGCGCTGGACGCGATGGCGCGGTCGGCGGCGAGCGGCGCCTGGGCGGAAGTGGCCGTGGGGGCCTGA
- a CDS encoding LacI family DNA-binding transcriptional regulator gives MRPPTIRDVAERAGVSKSLVSLVLRGSDQVRPEKREAVLRAAQELGYRPNAAARSLSEQRTRTVGVLLNDLRNPWFVDLLDGLNSLLHANGLHMLLADARLNRRTGQDPADPLLDLRVDGLVVVGTLPDPAALGVVAERMPVVLAGAREPVPPGVDQVAGDDEQGARLVTEHLIGLGHSRIAHLAGYGAVGELRRRSFEVTMRAHGLADRAVVEAVDMTEEGGYRATVRLLSSPDRPTAVFAVNDITCVGALSAAEELGLRVPHDVSVVGYDNTSISRLRHLWLTTVDNAGHEVGRRAARFLLDRFERPGGEGRVHLATPTLEIRGTTARPS, from the coding sequence ATGAGACCGCCGACGATCCGCGACGTTGCCGAACGGGCCGGCGTGTCCAAGTCGCTGGTGTCCCTGGTGCTGCGCGGCTCCGACCAGGTGCGCCCCGAGAAGCGGGAGGCCGTGCTGCGCGCCGCCCAGGAGCTCGGCTACCGGCCCAACGCCGCCGCGCGCAGCCTCAGCGAGCAGCGCACCCGCACGGTGGGCGTCCTCCTGAACGACCTGCGCAACCCCTGGTTCGTCGACCTCCTCGACGGCCTGAACTCCCTCCTGCACGCGAACGGCCTGCACATGCTGCTCGCCGACGCCCGCCTCAACCGCCGCACCGGCCAGGACCCGGCCGATCCGCTCCTGGACCTCCGCGTCGACGGCCTGGTCGTGGTCGGCACCCTGCCCGACCCGGCGGCCCTCGGCGTGGTCGCCGAGCGGATGCCGGTCGTCCTGGCGGGCGCCCGCGAGCCCGTGCCGCCCGGGGTGGACCAGGTCGCCGGCGACGACGAGCAGGGCGCCCGGCTGGTCACCGAGCACCTCATCGGCCTCGGCCACAGCCGCATCGCGCACCTCGCGGGTTACGGAGCCGTCGGGGAACTGCGCCGCCGCAGCTTCGAGGTGACGATGCGGGCGCACGGCCTGGCGGACCGGGCCGTCGTCGAAGCCGTCGACATGACCGAGGAGGGCGGCTACCGCGCCACCGTCCGCCTCCTCAGCAGCCCCGACCGCCCCACCGCCGTCTTCGCCGTGAACGACATCACCTGCGTCGGCGCCCTTTCGGCGGCGGAGGAACTGGGCCTGCGCGTCCCGCACGACGTGTCCGTCGTCGGCTACGACAACACCAGCATCTCCCGCCTGCGCCACCTGTGGCTCACCACCGTCGACAACGCCGGCCACGAGGTCGGCCGCCGCGCCGCCCGCTTCCTCCTCGACCGCTTCGAACGGCCCGGGGGAGAGGGGCGGGTCCATCTGGCGACACCGACGCTGGAGATCCGGGGGACGACGGCGCGGCCGTCGTAG
- a CDS encoding PIG-L deacetylase family protein has protein sequence MTHGNAPAPTPPRSTLVVTAHAGDFVWRAGGAIALAASRGERVTIACLTFGERGESAKAWRAGKKLAEIKAIRREEAEQAAATLGAKVRFFDAGDYPLLVTPELTDQLVAVYRETQPDVVLTHPVDDPYNGDHPAAHRMALEARVLAQAIGYPGPGEIIGAPPVFYFEPHQPEMSGFRPEVLLDITEVWETKRKAMECLAAQRHLWDYYTDLAVRRGAQLKRNAGPNLGLPHRAMAEAYMRPYPQVAKELA, from the coding sequence ATGACGCATGGCAACGCGCCCGCCCCCACCCCACCACGCTCCACACTCGTCGTGACCGCGCACGCGGGCGACTTCGTGTGGCGAGCCGGCGGCGCCATCGCCCTGGCCGCCTCCCGCGGCGAGCGGGTCACCATCGCGTGCCTGACCTTCGGCGAGCGCGGCGAGTCCGCGAAGGCGTGGCGCGCGGGGAAGAAGCTGGCGGAGATCAAGGCGATACGCCGAGAGGAGGCCGAGCAGGCCGCCGCCACGCTCGGCGCAAAGGTCCGCTTCTTCGACGCCGGCGACTACCCGCTCCTCGTCACCCCCGAGCTGACCGACCAACTGGTCGCGGTCTACCGGGAGACGCAGCCCGACGTGGTGCTCACCCACCCGGTGGACGACCCGTACAACGGCGATCACCCGGCCGCCCACCGCATGGCCCTGGAGGCCAGGGTGCTCGCCCAGGCCATCGGCTACCCCGGCCCGGGCGAGATCATCGGAGCCCCGCCCGTCTTCTACTTCGAGCCGCACCAGCCCGAGATGAGCGGCTTCCGCCCCGAGGTGCTGCTCGACATCACCGAGGTCTGGGAGACCAAACGCAAGGCCATGGAGTGCCTCGCCGCCCAGCGGCACCTGTGGGACTACTACACCGACCTCGCCGTCCGCCGCGGCGCCCAGCTCAAGCGCAACGCGGGCCCCAACCTCGGCCTGCCCCACAGGGCCATGGCCGAGGCGTACATGCGCCCCTACCCGCAGGTCGCGAAGGAGCTGGCATGA